Below is a genomic region from Raphanus sativus cultivar WK10039 chromosome 4, ASM80110v3, whole genome shotgun sequence.
TGGCCATCAAGATAATTGGTATTTTGAGTTCACCAACGATAAGAAAGTTCTTCGAAAAGCTTATGTAGCCCTCACGTGAATCTCCAGTGGTGAACACGaaattatacattttgttaTCAATTCAGGGGTTATCCATTCTTGTCTCCTTGCACTATTATGATAAAGCCACCATAGATTTCTCTTTTAACCTTAAGTTATTAATTACTAATCTCATCTTtgttttttgatcaaaaaaaaaaatctcatcttTGTTCATTGTACTTTTAGTCGTTTGTAGATAATGTATAATACAATGGTAGTTCTGAAGGTTTTATGAGAAGAATTATCATTGTATTATACATTCTATACAATTATTAATATtgaatagtatatatatatatatatatgagatatatatatatatgtgtgtgtgtataaatataattgtttacttttcattaacaaaattatatttctccACAATAGGTGTTCTATTCATAGACCATGATCTTATTCTCAACCTCTTAATCCTTTTCAAAGACACATAGAACTCTTACATCAAGAGGCTAGTTTGCTCGGCCATTGATAACTAACACGCAAAAAGCAGCTAGAATTGTGgtaaatttactatatatatgaaaagataatattgtaagaacctttttatttgttttcatatgcaattatattatttttaattttctttttgctgGCAGTGATTAAATGCCGATGTACTTTATAGAAAATCAAATTGTAACCATGGTGGTATTGCCATTAACCAAACATATCATCTTTAAGTCGGGATAATTAGtgataaaaatctaaataccATCACCATTAATGAAATAACGGTTTCGAAAGACATTATTATAACACAGTGTCATAGTCACTCAAACACAAGTTACATTaagacagaaaaaaataaatgaatcgGAGTTTCAAATCATTTGGTACGTACTATACGTAAATACGCAAAATGCATTAATATTAGCCGGTTATTCAACAGACATGCAAGCAAACTCCAACAACACGCTCCACAAAAGCATGACTTGGAGAGATTTATTACTCATATCAAGAACACCATGCATTTATTAATGTGTTTGGCTCTCTAAAGCAATGAAGCAGCTGCTTTGTCAAGGTACCACATAGTTTCGACTTGGGCAGTAAGATGAGCAGCAGGTAAGTCAAGATTGTTGTTCTTAAAGATTCCAGCGATGGAACGTGCACATTGGTCTGTGTTGTCGTCGCAAACGGCCATAAGATTGTACAAAGACGAGTTGATGACGGGTAAAGTCATTGTGATTCTCCTTGGTGGCGGTTTTGGGGAGTCGGTAATGTGAGTGACCCACTTGTCCGTCTCATTGATCTGAGGACGTTTCGGGAAGAGAGACGCCATGTGGCCATCAGGACCCATCCCTTGAAGCTGGAGATCGAACTGAGGATATTGGCCATTTGGACTTAGTGGGAGTATCTTTTCCTTCACCAGGTTCCTCAAGCACTCCTCGTAGAGCGTCGCACAACGCTCCGCGTCACCATCAGCGGCACATTGTTTGTCGATCGCGTAGATGTTCTCCTTCGGAATCCCAACCTAAATACACGTGGTTAAATTTTAACCAAACAAAAGATTTGAGGATATTTTTGCACGGCCTATCAATGGATATGAATAATGAAACCACTTTTTATGTGATAAATGATAAGTAAtcgaaaatataataaataataagacCTTGGAGATAAAACCATCCATGGCGAGTTTGTAGTTGCTGTCTGGATCTTCATGTGAACAGACCCTCTCGTCCACCCAAAAGACGTGCCACTTTGACCATTCGACTGAATCTTTGTATGGTGATTCCAACAACTTGCTGCAACATTTTATTAGTAAAAGCATATTATTAGTAAAAGCATATTATATATCACTGGatttttctttaagaaaaaaaaaaaaatagaaggtGAGGGAAATGGGAGACTTATAGACCAGAGCCAATCGATGAGGCCACCGCCGGAGAGAACAACGGTGAAAATTCCTTTCTCCTTGCAGAACTTGGCCGAGAGATGAGCAGTGTACTTAGCCATTGCTACCGAGAATTCATTCTTGGTCGCAAACACCTCCCTCTTCCTCTGCGTAGTTTCTGCCATCCTTGCCTATATTAAGAATGTGTTTTGTTCAGAAAAACATGTCTTTGTATATATTGTTAAGGGTTGGGGGTTTCTTGCTATTTATAGAGATCGAGTGCTTCTAGGAGGTGGATGTGACCTTTGAGTTAGTAACGTGATTCTTATGGCACTGGATAaggattattaaaaaaaatactcatTAGTTCTCGAAAATCATAATCAAAGAGACGAAAACCATATCATCCTAGCAAgtcaattatataattaatttgaacAGAATTATGGTTTATACTTGCTCACTCAAAATCCACTAAACAAACACTATACAATTATGGATTCCGAATCTTTAAACCTTCTTTCACGGTTATATCTCTCAAGTTTCTTCTAAGTACGTGAAACGGTCTTTAATTTGACGAACCTGAAAGATACAAATGCTGAAACAAACTACTATAGGTATCAAAATCAGACACGGAGAAAATCAAAAacgtttatatattttttgtgtgTGGAGAGAGAGGAGGCGCTACGACACCAGCGCTTAGGATTTCGTAGGCCAATTTTTAATGGGCCCAAAGTTATATCATACAAAGCCCAAGTTTTATAATAGATATATCTATTTAGCGTCTACGAAAGAGAGAAGGAAAATATTGcaccgaaccgaaccgagttTGGTTCACGCCAAGGACCAAGCTTTCCTGATGGTTGAGATTGAAGCGTGGTCAGAGGTACAAGTGACGTTGGTTGTGCAGATTGAGACAAAGGACTGATGTTGTTCAAGAAAAAGAGACAGGACTGATGATAGATAAACTATTCAGTTTCTATTGATGCAATactacaaaaataatatttaatatataaataaactgcactatgataatattttttttctagtaAAAGGTTAAGTTTAACGAAAACGAGATATTCTTTcatcatttcaaaaataatgaattaataaataaaaatgtgaaagaAATTGTCAAATAGGTAATATAATGAAGGGCAATGTGTTCTCTAGTTCTCTATCTGTTTCTCTCTACTTTTGCATGCAGAGAGCCAGAGATCACATTTGTTCATTTGAAGAGAACACATAGCGATGCAGCTCATCAAACTGCTAAGAGATAGCAACCGGAAGGAATACATGTGTAAATGTAAATACCCCATTTGCAGAGAACACATGGCCATGCAGATAACACATGGCCATTCATTACATTTACTATAATTTCTAGACACACAAAAATAGAGTTCGTACTAAACAAAATGAATTAATGATATCATGTCTAAGTCGAGATAGTTagtgataaaattttaaaataccatcATCATTCATGAAATAACAATTTCGAAAgaacttattattattataccaCAGGCTCATAGCCTGTGACTCAAACACAAGATACATAAATAGACATAAACAACAAATCGGCCTTTCAATACATTTTGGTACGTATAGTAAATACGCAAAATGCATTATTAGCCGTTTATTTAACACACATGCAAGCAAACTCCAACAACAAGCTCCACAAAGCATGACAGGAGAGATTATTATTGCTACTGTAAAGGACACACTATTTAATGTGTGTTGGCTCTCTAAAGCAATGATGCAGCTGCTTTGTCAAGGTACCACATAGTTTCGACTTGGGCAGTAAGATGAGCAGCAGGTAAAGCAAGATTGTTGTGCTTAAAGATATCAGCGATGGAGCGTGCACATTGCTCTGTGTTGTCGTCGCAAACGGCCATAAGATTGTACAAAGCTGAGTTGATGACCGGTAAAGTGAATGTGATTCTCCTTGGTGGCAGTTTAGGAGAGTCGGTAATGTGAGTTACCCATTTGTCCTTGACATTGATCTGAGGATGTCCCGGGAAGAGAGACGCCATGTGGCCATCAGGACCCATCCCTAGAAGCTGGAGATCGAACTGAGGATACTTTCCGTTTGGACATAGTGGGATTATGTCTTGCCTCACCAGGTTCCTCAAGCACTCCTCGTAGAGCGCCGCGCAGTGCTCCGCGTTACCATCAGCGGCATAGTGTTTGTCGATTGCATAGATGTTCTTATTCGGAATCCCAACCTAAATAAACTcgaaaaaaaatgttattatcaTGAcgaaataatacatatatatacactatattTACACTTGTTATAAGTGATAACTAAtcgaaaaaataataaaaccttGGAGAGAAAACCATCCATGGCGAGTTTGTAGTTGCTGTTTGGATCTTCATATGCACAAACCCTCTCGTCGACCCAAAAGACGTGCCACTTTGACCATTCGATTGAATCTATGTAGGGAGGTTCCAACAACTTGCTGCAACATTTGATTAATTAAACAATCATATATCATTAGATTTTTCtttacgaaaaaaaaaaattaggatgaGAGTGAAATGGAAAAGATTTGTATACCAGAGCCAGTCGATGAGGCCACCGCCGGAGAGAACAACAGTGAAAATGCCTTTCTCCTTACAGAACTTCTCCGAGAGATGGGCAGTGTACTTAGCCATTGCTACCGACAATTCATCCTTGGTCTGAAACTTATGCCATTTCCTATGCCTAGCTTCTGTCATCGTTGCCtataagtgtgtgtgtgtgtgtgtgtttgtatatGTTGTCAAGGGTTGGGGTTTCTTGCTTCTTATAGAGATCGAGTGGTTTTAGGAGCTGCTTGTGAGTTTTGAGTTAGGTGGAAAACGTGACTTAATTTTGTGGCATGGGATTATCACTGGACGTATTGTCGttctcactctttttttttgtttttgttttctactaACTACTTTTGTCCGCTTCTG
It encodes:
- the LOC108848982 gene encoding probable 6-phosphogluconolactonase 5, whose amino-acid sequence is MTEARHRKWHKFQTKDELSVAMAKYTAHLSEKFCKEKGIFTVVLSGGGLIDWLCKLLEPPYIDSIEWSKWHVFWVDERVCAYEDPNSNYKLAMDGFLSKVGIPNKNIYAIDKHYAADGNAEHCAALYEECLRNLVRQDIIPLCPNGKYPQFDLQLLGMGPDGHMASLFPGHPQINVKDKWVTHITDSPKLPPRRITFTLPVINSALYNLMAVCDDNTEQCARSIADIFKHNNLALPAAHLTAQVETMWYLDKAAASLL
- the LOC108852813 gene encoding probable 6-phosphogluconolactonase 5, which encodes MAETTQRKREVFATKNEFSVAMAKYTAHLSAKFCKEKGIFTVVLSGGGLIDWLCKLLESPYKDSVEWSKWHVFWVDERVCSHEDPDSNYKLAMDGFISKVGIPKENIYAIDKQCAADGDAERCATLYEECLRNLVKEKILPLSPNGQYPQFDLQLQGMGPDGHMASLFPKRPQINETDKWVTHITDSPKPPPRRITMTLPVINSSLYNLMAVCDDNTDQCARSIAGIFKNNNLDLPAAHLTAQVETMWYLDKAAASLL